Genomic DNA from Alkalihalobacterium alkalinitrilicum:
ACCTCCCTTCGGGTTTAAAAGAATAAGTTAAATAATAACTGATTCTTCTATTACTTCTACTAAACGGAAGCGTTTGTCTTTAGATAATGGACGAGTTTCCATAATCTTAACAATATCGCCAATTTTAGCTTTGTTTTCTTCATCATGGGCTTTGAACTTTTTAGAGTACTTTACGCGCTTTCCATATAAACGGTCCTTCTTATACGTTTCAACGAGTACACTAATTGTTTTATCCATCTTATCTGAAACTACGCGTCCGATGTACACTTTACGTTGGTTGCGTTCCATTTAAGCAAACCTCCTCTCAAATTAGCCGTTGTTAATCCCAAGTTCTCTTTCACGCAAAACAGTTTTTGCACGAGCGATTGCCTTACGAACTTCACGAATGCGGGTTGGATTATCCAACTGGCCAGTCGCTAATTGAAAGCGAAGGTTGAATAATTCTTCTTTAAGTGACTTCGTTTTAGTTTCAATTTCAGATGTCGTAAGATTACGAAGATCATTAGCTTTCATTTGCGTCACCACCCACTTCTTCGCGTTTTACAAATTTACATTTAACAGGTAACTTATGAGAAGCTAAACGTAACGCTTCACGTGCTACCTCTTCAGATACTCCAGATATTTCAAACATAATTTTCCCTGGTTTAACTACTGCTACCCATCCTTCAGGAGCACCTTTACCAGAACCCATTCGAACCTCTAAAGGTTTAGCTGTGTATGGCTTAGAAGGGAAAATTTTAATCCAAACTTTACCGCCACGTTTCATGTAACGAGTCATTGCAATACGAGCTGCTTCAATTTGACGGTTAGTAATCCATGAAGCCTCTACTGCTTGTAAACCATATTCACCAAAATGAACTTCCGTGCCGCCTTTTGCGCGACCACGCATCTTACCACGGTGTTCACGACGGTATTTAACACGTTTTGGCAATAACATAATTATTTGCCCCCTTCCTCTTTTTTCGTTCCTTTCGTTGGAAGGACTTCACCACGATAAATCCAGATCTTAACGCCTAGTTTACCGTAAGTTGTATCTGCTTCTGCAGTTCCATAATCAATGTCTGCACGAAGAGTGTGAAGTGGAACAGTACCTTCGCTATAGTGTTCTCCACGAGCGATATCTGCGCCGCCTAGACGACCCGATACTTGTGTTTTAATTCCTTTTGCACCCGCACGCATAGTACGTTGTAATGCTTGCTTCATTGCACGACGGAAAGAAATACGATTTTCTAATTGGCGAGCAATGTTTTCTGCTACTAACTTAGCATCTAAATCAGCATTTTTAATTTCAAAAATGTTGATATGAACTCGTTTACCTGTTAGTTCATTTAAAGCTTTACGAAGTGCTTCTACTTCTGAACCACCTTTACCGATCACCATTCCTGGTTTAGCAGTATGAACAGTTACGTTTACACGGTTAGCAGCACGTTCGATTTCGATTTTAGACACAGAAGCGTCCTTTAAACGTTTTTCGATGTACTCACGAATTTTAATATCTTCGTGTAGTAAGTCTGCATAGTCCTTTTCAGCGTACCATCTTGACTCCCAGTCACGAATAACGCCGACACGAAGTCCTATCGGATTGACTTTTTGACCCACGCTTATCCCTCCTTCTTTTCTGAAACAACGATTGTAATGTGGCTTGTGCGTTTGTTAATACGACTTGCACGACCCATAGCACGTGGACGGAAGCGTTTCAGTGTTACGCCCTCATCAACGAATACTTCTTTAATAAATAAGTTATTTGGTTCCATTTCATAATTGTGCTCTGCGTTTGCGATTGCAGAATTTAAAAGCTTTTCTACAATTGGAGAAGCAGCTTTTGGTGTATGGCGTAAGATTGCGATTGCTTCACCGACCTGCTTACCTCGGATTAAGTCCACAACTAGACGAACTTTTCGAGGAGCCACACGCACTTGTTTAGCTACAGCTTTAGCTTGTTGCATTGTCAAGGACCTCCCCTCTTAATTAACGTCTTGTTTTCTTATCATCAGCAGCATGACCTTTGTACGAACGTGTAGGTGCAAACTCACCTAGTTTGTGTCCGACCATGTCTTCTGAAACATATACTGGAACATGCTTACGTCCATCGTAAACTGC
This window encodes:
- the rpmC gene encoding 50S ribosomal protein L29; the protein is MKANDLRNLTTSEIETKTKSLKEELFNLRFQLATGQLDNPTRIREVRKAIARAKTVLRERELGINNG
- the rplP gene encoding 50S ribosomal protein L16 codes for the protein MLLPKRVKYRREHRGKMRGRAKGGTEVHFGEYGLQAVEASWITNRQIEAARIAMTRYMKRGGKVWIKIFPSKPYTAKPLEVRMGSGKGAPEGWVAVVKPGKIMFEISGVSEEVAREALRLASHKLPVKCKFVKREEVGGDANES
- the rpsQ gene encoding 30S ribosomal protein S17 gives rise to the protein MERNQRKVYIGRVVSDKMDKTISVLVETYKKDRLYGKRVKYSKKFKAHDEENKAKIGDIVKIMETRPLSKDKRFRLVEVIEESVII
- the rpsC gene encoding 30S ribosomal protein S3, giving the protein MGQKVNPIGLRVGVIRDWESRWYAEKDYADLLHEDIKIREYIEKRLKDASVSKIEIERAANRVNVTVHTAKPGMVIGKGGSEVEALRKALNELTGKRVHINIFEIKNADLDAKLVAENIARQLENRISFRRAMKQALQRTMRAGAKGIKTQVSGRLGGADIARGEHYSEGTVPLHTLRADIDYGTAEADTTYGKLGVKIWIYRGEVLPTKGTKKEEGGK
- the rplV gene encoding 50S ribosomal protein L22, which gives rise to MQQAKAVAKQVRVAPRKVRLVVDLIRGKQVGEAIAILRHTPKAASPIVEKLLNSAIANAEHNYEMEPNNLFIKEVFVDEGVTLKRFRPRAMGRASRINKRTSHITIVVSEKKEG